From Hemibagrus wyckioides isolate EC202008001 linkage group LG11, SWU_Hwy_1.0, whole genome shotgun sequence:
CTGAAGATCTTCCAGCTGAGAAACGGCTGGAGGGATTGTGACATTATTAATAATCTCTAACTTCAAGGACTGCAGTTCAGTGACCTCAAAGACAGTATCCGGAAGCCCTGAGAGCATAAAGAGCTGAAGCTCCAGTCGGTCGCTAGCATTGGTCTGTAGCTTTTGGCGAAGTTTTTCTACGGTCCACTCATGGTTCAGATTCAGTTGTTTGAGCTTGTTTTCACTCACTTCAGACAGAAACACTGCAAACCTCTTGGAATATAGTGGATCGTATTGGTCAATCATGTGCAACATAAAAGCAAAGTCGTTTTTAACATCCGGTATGTCGTCAATTCCAGTCTCCTGCCGCACATATTCGAAAGAGTATTCTTTCAGAGAACGGTAGAAAAGCCAGTATAATGTATAAAGGCATGTTAAGCCATAGACAATTACAAAACACAAATAGCAGTAGCAGAGCTTGGAGTAGAGATGGGCCATGGTGTGATTGCACAAAAAATTTTTGTAGCCGGTCATATTCTCTACGTCTGCATCACAACGAACTGTAATTTTAACATTTGACACCAGAACACTGCTGTAGACAACGATAAGAACAAACTTGATCACTTTAATAACAGTCTGTCGAACATACATGAGATACAGCAAATCCCCTTCCTCCACGTGAAGTCGGAACTTTTTTACCTTCTCAAACAGTGCTTTAGCTTGCTCTCCTTCCTTCTTGTCTAGTGCACTCGCTGCAGGTTTGTCCACTACAATCTTATCCGGAATAGATCTCAGTGACTGGGTCTTCTCCAGATTACTCTCCACAGTGGAGGCATTAAGATTTGATCTACTTGCACTGTTCTTTTTGTGGTCTTTCTCCTCCGGACCCTCTCCCGACACCTCAGACAGAGCCCTGGTAGTCCATGGAGAATCAAAACATTTGCCCAATATGGAGATGAAGTGCTCGATTTTTGAACTCGAGCCAGGGAACTTGAACCAGAAATTACTGCACACCATGAATACAAGGGTATGTATGAGCACCAGGTAAGGAAAATACTTAGCATACCAATGCAGAGCTTTTTCATAGCACAGTTGGTTTACAAAGCTGTACTGTTGCAGATCCAAGTTGGTTTTGAGTCCCTTCATCTCATAGGATACGGGCACTGGGGCAACAGGTGGAAGAGAGGAATTGGTCGGATCCCTTGTGAGCTCTGTCTGGTTCAGTGAAGGCACCGTTAGGTTTGGGGCAGGAACCCTTTGAGGAAGGCATATGATTTTGTCCTGCATTACCTGAAATAGTAATAGAGAGAGTAATATCAATATTAAAACCTTAGAAGGCAGTGTAATTAAGTTTCACTGTGATTTATGGATTTTCTAATGTTTTTCAACCACTTAAgtctgtgtgtggttgttcTTCTGGGAAGATAAGAAAAATAAGGAAAATTCATTAAATCAAAAGGAGCTGTTTTCATCCCAAACCCATAAATACAATTGTGCAAAAATGAGATcacaatcaaataaaaaaaattgtttaggTAAGGAAACAGCGTGGGGTGTTTATGTTCTATTTTAGTGTACTGACATCAGGGTGATTCAAACAGGAAATGAGTGGTTACTCTCATGTCTCTAGGAGACTCCAGAGGGAGACATGCTCACTTAAAAGACACAAACATGCTCAAAGACTTTTAGTACAAACATTCTCAAAAAGAGCAGCTCATTCATGGCTACTGCTTTGATTATGAATCCAAATCACTTATGGAATTTTGATATAGAGTCATCACTATGTTATTCATGTCATAAAACTGAAGGGTCTTTTTCTGTTCTCTGTGAAAAGCCTTATGTCTGGTAGGTTAATTACCATCTGCTTTGAGTGAGAGGCCCTGTCTGGAGTTTGTTCCAAAATAAAGGGCACCACCAAACTGTAGAATAGAGAATAGCCACCCAGAACAGCTTGAGTGCTCAATAAACCCCTGGGGCAAAGATCAACGGCATTGTATCCACAGCTTGTTTTAGTTCACAGTGCGTAAGAGCATCAGCCCTAAAAGAACTCATAAAACCTGCATGATGCGCCCCTGGCCCACTCAATCATCCTTCAAGCACACAGGCTTTTAGCAGGATagtgtgtttctttcttctatTCATAACAGGGAGGCGATTCTATAATGTCATGAAAAAATAATTAGGCAGTGATACCAAAGATTTTGAAACTCATGCAAATATGTTTCCAGAAGATGAGAATAGGGTGGATATTCCCACCCAAATCCATGTAATCACAGCTCCTTAACTGATTATCAGAATTTTCTGCAGGAATTGAGATAAAGAAGCAGGCAGGACACGTGACtggctggaggaggagaaaagaggGAGACTGCAGGAGAAACTCGATTTTTACAAGCAGGGCAGGGCTTAGGAGGGAGCAAGGAAAGGAGGAGCTGATCTGTGTGTGCCTACTGGAATTGCTTCTCCTTCCTGTAAGCAAAGCAACACTCTACTATTTAAGCACACGTCAGGCAACAGTGGCTCGTCTGTGCACAGATGGAGCTGAAGTGATCGGACTGTGGTGTGGAGGCGTTTATTTTCCACTACTCGCACAAGAGGAACGCTGTATTGCTCCGTCCATAGTCACGTTGCCTGTTTATTCTCAATCTGCAAAGAATGTCTTAATTGCCCTTCATTCCAGCCACTCATGCAATGAATCCCAAACAGAGCAAGTCCTCTGCAA
This genomic window contains:
- the lrrc8c gene encoding volume-regulated anion channel subunit LRRC8C isoform X1: MKMIPVTEFRQFSEQQPAFRVLKPWWDVFAEYLSVVMLMIGVFGCTLQVMQDKIICLPQRVPAPNLTVPSLNQTELTRDPTNSSLPPVAPVPVSYEMKGLKTNLDLQQYSFVNQLCYEKALHWYAKYFPYLVLIHTLVFMVCSNFWFKFPGSSSKIEHFISILGKCFDSPWTTRALSEVSGEGPEEKDHKKNSASRSNLNASTVESNLEKTQSLRSIPDKIVVDKPAASALDKKEGEQAKALFEKVKKFRLHVEEGDLLYLMYVRQTVIKVIKFVLIVVYSSVLVSNVKITVRCDADVENMTGYKNFLCNHTMAHLYSKLCYCYLCFVIVYGLTCLYTLYWLFYRSLKEYSFEYVRQETGIDDIPDVKNDFAFMLHMIDQYDPLYSKRFAVFLSEVSENKLKQLNLNHEWTVEKLRQKLQTNASDRLELQLFMLSGLPDTVFEVTELQSLKLEIINNVTIPPAVSQLEDLQELSLHQCTLKIHTGALSYLKENLKVLRVKFDDIRELPLWLYSLRKLEELHLVGSLSPDASKNITLDSLRDLKSLKTLTLKSNLTKIPQSVVDVSSHLQHLYVHNDGTKLVMLNNLKKMTYLIELELIHCDLERIPHAIFSLTHLQMLDLKENSLRSVEEIISFQHLRKLTCLKLWHNAITHIPEHIKKLGSLERLYFSHNKIEILPSHLFLCNKLRHLDLSNNDISFIPPEVGVLQSLQYFSVTCNKIENLPDELFFCKKLKTLKLGRNKLSVLSPKISYLTSLTVLELKGNQFEALPAELGNCQALKRSGLVVESTLFDTLPSEVRDYMKAE
- the lrrc8c gene encoding volume-regulated anion channel subunit LRRC8C isoform X2; this translates as MIPVTEFRQFSEQQPAFRVLKPWWDVFAEYLSVVMLMIGVFGCTLQVMQDKIICLPQRVPAPNLTVPSLNQTELTRDPTNSSLPPVAPVPVSYEMKGLKTNLDLQQYSFVNQLCYEKALHWYAKYFPYLVLIHTLVFMVCSNFWFKFPGSSSKIEHFISILGKCFDSPWTTRALSEVSGEGPEEKDHKKNSASRSNLNASTVESNLEKTQSLRSIPDKIVVDKPAASALDKKEGEQAKALFEKVKKFRLHVEEGDLLYLMYVRQTVIKVIKFVLIVVYSSVLVSNVKITVRCDADVENMTGYKNFLCNHTMAHLYSKLCYCYLCFVIVYGLTCLYTLYWLFYRSLKEYSFEYVRQETGIDDIPDVKNDFAFMLHMIDQYDPLYSKRFAVFLSEVSENKLKQLNLNHEWTVEKLRQKLQTNASDRLELQLFMLSGLPDTVFEVTELQSLKLEIINNVTIPPAVSQLEDLQELSLHQCTLKIHTGALSYLKENLKVLRVKFDDIRELPLWLYSLRKLEELHLVGSLSPDASKNITLDSLRDLKSLKTLTLKSNLTKIPQSVVDVSSHLQHLYVHNDGTKLVMLNNLKKMTYLIELELIHCDLERIPHAIFSLTHLQMLDLKENSLRSVEEIISFQHLRKLTCLKLWHNAITHIPEHIKKLGSLERLYFSHNKIEILPSHLFLCNKLRHLDLSNNDISFIPPEVGVLQSLQYFSVTCNKIENLPDELFFCKKLKTLKLGRNKLSVLSPKISYLTSLTVLELKGNQFEALPAELGNCQALKRSGLVVESTLFDTLPSEVRDYMKAE